A window of Verrucomicrobiia bacterium genomic DNA:
CCAGACCACGCGGCGGGCCCTGCTCCTCGAGAAAAGCCTGGCGGCCGGCCGGATGCGCCAGCACCACCGCGCCCTGCGGTTTGCGGCCCGCAGGCGCCAGCCAGACGGCGGGGAGGCGGTCGCCCCGCTGCGCGCGGCCCAGCACCAGGCGGGTGATTTGGATCCCCTCCACGGTTTGCTGCGCCTGGGTTTGGGCCATGACCTCGGGCGCCGTGTCCACCTGCAGAGCCATGCGCCACGCAGGGAGAAATGTTTCCTGATACCGTTTCTGCGAGGTGGGGCCGATGGGGCGCAGGGCCTGCCACTGGCTCAAACTTTGCGCCTTCCACTGCTCGCTGAGGCCCTTGATCGTCAGCGTGTCCGCCGGCCGCGGCCGCCGCGCAAAGACGCGCAGATCCAGATTGGTGGCGGCGGGATACGGCCGCTCTTTGGCCAGTGCGGGATCGTTTTGCTTGAGCAGATGCTCGGCAAAGAAGGCATAAACCTGCTCGCGGGTGGCCTGATTGTAATTGTGCCCAAACGGCAGCACGGGGTAACGCACGGCCTGCTCGGCGCCAAACAACCGGTAAATCGAGGTAATTGCCGGGCCTTCCACCGTCAAAAACATGCGCGTCCAATCCCCCGTCGCCGCCACAAATATCTGCGGCTTGGGCACAGGCACCGCGGCGATTTCCATATTCGAGTATTCGACGCGCAACCCCGGCATGTTTTCACAGGAGCAGCCGCCCTGCATCGAGTGCGACACCATGACGGTGGGCGCCAGCACGGCGGGGCGATCATCAATCGCGCCCAAAATGAAGGTCTGGGTGCCGCCGCCGCTGGCCCCCGTGCAGCCAATGCGCCGGGCGTCCACGTCCGGCAGCGAGGCCAGAAAATCCAGCGCCCGCAGGGAATTCCACGTCTGCAGGCCCATGAGGTTGATGTTCCAGAGCAGCTCCTCCGGTTGCGTGCCGAAGCGGCGGTGGTAATTGTACCCGGCCTCCTGCGCCGCATCCGCAAATTGCGTGTCATTGTAGCCCACCATGTCGTAAGCAAACGCCAACATCCCCATCCGCGCCTGGTGAATGCAGCGGGCCGGGATGCTGCCCTGAGTGGTGTCCTCCAGGCGGCCACGAGTCCAATGGCCATGCGGGTTGAGCACCGCCGGAAACGGCCCCGGGCCTTTGCCCAGCGGCCGGTACAAATTGCCCGCCAGATAAAAGCCGGGCAGGGTGCGAATATACACTTTTTCCACGCTGAAATCGCCGTGCTCGGTGCGATCAAAAATCTGGGCGTCCAGCGGCGCCTTGTCGGGCATGGGCCACAAACCGGCGCTGAAAAGAATCTGGCGGCGGATGTCCTCGCGGCGCGCCAGCCATTGCTCCCGGGAGGTGATGGTGGGAAAGGTGCGCGGGGTGTTATACGTCCACGGCTCCCGCAACCGCGCATCGCGCTCAGGAAGGGCGGGCGCGGCAAAGCTTGTTGCAGCCACTCCGAGGGCCAAACAACCCAGCCCGGCGAGGGCACGGCACAAGGTGGTTTTCATGCCGCCATTTATATAACTGGGGGGCGGGAAAATAAAATAAAAAGGGCGCCACCGCTTCCCTGGCTGGCGATGGCTTCCTGCACCGCCGCCGTGAGCGCCGAGCGTGGCTCAATAACCGCTGAGCAGATAGGCTGCCCGGTCCGCGTCCTGGCCCACTTTGTAGCGCGGGAAGGCCTTGAGGGAGAGCGAGAAGGCGATGCTAAAATCATCCTTGCGCAGACGCTCGTCCCGCCAGCGCAGCGCCAGGGCCATCGTCCAACTGCGCATGTCCCGGTACACCGTATAGGTCTGCTCCTCCATGCGCCCGTCCCGGGCCTCAAAGTGGTGGGTGGCGCGGAAGGCCCAATTTTCGCTCAAGCGATAAAACAGGCTTGAATAATACAGGTTTTGCTCCAGGTACTGCGGATAGGCCGGATCAAACCGCAGATAGCGGTTGCCCAGTGTGATGGTCCATCGGTCCCCCGGCAGCAGGGTGAGGCGATGGCCCAGCTCGCGCAGCCGGCCATCCCAGGGATCCACCCGCAATTCCTGGCTGAGCACCACCCACGAGCGGGGCAGGAATTCCACCTCCGAGTACACCTCGCTGAAATGGTTTTGTCCCGGCCGCGGATCCAGCCGCCAGTCAGTGAACACGGACCAGTAGAAGAACGTTTCCAGGGCGCCGTTGCGTTTGGTTTGCAGGCGGTTGCGCAGCCCCAGGCGGATCACATTCTGGCTGTCAATCGAATCCACGGCGTGATAATCGGGGAAGTCCAGCGGCAGCAGCCGGTACGAGCCCAACTCATAATCAAACTGCGGCAGCAGCGGCACCCGCCGGCTGGGGGTGGGCACGTAAACGTAGTTCAAACTGGGCTCGACGATGTGCCGCACCCCCTGCAAGTCCAGCAGCCGGTTGCGGACTCCCGGCCACAACCGATGCGCCCGGGTGGAAAACTCCACCCCCGTATTAAAAACCAGCCGCCCGTGGCGATCCGTCACGCCGCCCGGCCCGCCGGCCGCACTGTAATGCGTGGCGCGCCCGCCCACACGCGGCGTGACCTGCAACCAGCCAAAATAGTTCAGGGGCAGCACCAGTTGATGGTAGGTGTCGCCGCGCCAGGCGTCGTAATCCAGGTTCACCGGATCGGCAAACTGGCGGCGATACCACCCAAACGAGCTGTCGCTCTCATAATAAAAAGGGGACTCGCCCAGCCGCTGGCGCAGCCCCGTGAGCCGCAGCTCCGGCAGGCGCTCCACTGTTTCAAAGGCATTGACCAGTTGGGGCTGGGCCAGCAAATCCAAGCTCCAGTTGCGCCAGAGTTTATTGACTTCAAAAAACGAGCTGGGCTGGACGTTGCTCTGATACTCGCGCTCGAAATAGTCGTGCAAAAACAACCCGTCAGATTGATAGCGCAACGCCAGCCGCGCCGTCAGGTCATTGGTGAACTCGGCCCGGTGCAAATACCACAACCGATGGCGGTCAGGATCGAGCGGCAGATTAAATCCACTGGCCAGCACGTCCTGATCGTAGGCGTAATAATACTTGAACTCGCCCTCCCCGTACGGTCCCAGATGCAGATTCACGTCCGGCCCCAGGCCCCAGCCCCGGCGGGTGCGGTAATCCAGATGCATGGCGCCGTCCAGCCGGTCATTCAAAATCCATTGGTAACTGCCCAGCATATACGCGCCATAACGGCTGCGGTATCCCGGCATGAAACTGAAATAATTGCGATGCCGGGTCAGATTCCGCTCGTACTTGGGCAGGTACAGAATGGGCACTTTACCCACATAAAAGGTGGCGCCGCGCGCCTCGATGCGCTGCCCCGGCACAATGGTCAGCGCGCGCGCCTTCACCCGGTACGCCGGCTCGGCGTAGTCATCAGTGGTCAAATAGGCCCCCTGCGTCTGAAACACCTGATTCGATTGATCCGTCACCACCAGATCGCCCCCCGCTAGATAGGGCCCGTGCCGGGTGCGGAAGTCATTGGCATACACCCGTTTGTTCAAATAATCATAGGTGATGCTTTCTCCCGTCCACGTATTGCCCTCCGATTCCACCCGCACCGCGCCATCGGCCAGGATTAGGCCGCGGGACTCGAAAATGTGCACGCGGCGGGCAGTCACGACAGCCGTGCCGTAGCGCACGATGATGCCGCCATCGGCCATCGCCAGGTTTTTCACCGGATCATAGAAAAACTCGCCGTCCGGGCTTAGGGCCTCGATGAGGATTTGCGGCTCCCGGTTGGTGGGCGCGGATTCTGCGGCCGTCAGCCCCAACGCAGCGGCGGCCAGCCAAAAGCCCAAGCACCATGCCAATCGCCAATTCATGTGCGGCCCACGCTAAGCAAAGTGCGCGTTTGTGCCAAGTGCGGAATTGCCCGGCGGCGGGGGGGCCTGATCCTTTGACCCCTGCCCAGGTGACCGCTTAAGATTATTGATGAAACGGCACGCAATCTGCTGCTATGTTCTGGTAGTGAAACGCCGTCTTGGCATAGTTCGGACCTGGCTGCCCTGTCTGGCCGCCTCCAGCGTGCTTTGGAGCGGTTTGACCGCCCCGGCGGCCCCTGCCGACGCCACCCCGGTGGTCTTAACCAATGTGCAGCAGGTCAGAATGTTGCCACCCGAGGAAGCCGCCCGCGGCCTGCCCGTCAAAGTGCAGGGAGTGGTGACCTACTCCGACTATGCCTGGCATGCCTTGTTCATCCAGGACGAAACGGCCGGCATTTACGTGGGCGATGTCAGTATCGCCGAGCTGCCGCGCGTGGGCGATGGGGTGGTGCTGGAAGGCATTACCCAACCGGGCCATTTCGCTCCAGTCATTCGGTGCAAACAACTGGAGCGGGTGGGCGAAAAACCCCTCCCCACTCCGGCCACTCCCCCCCTGTTTCAATTGGTCAGCGGGGCTTTCGACAGCCAATGGGTGGAGGTGGAGGGCACCATTCGCAGCGTATTTGTGGACGAATACCACCTGCGCTTCAAAGTGGCCGGCGGCGGTTATGTGTTTGATGCCCGAATTCCGTGGGACAAGAAGGAACAGCCGCCGCCGCAACTGATCAACGCCCGGGTGCGGCTGCAGGGGGCCTGTGGCACGGTCTTCAACAACCGCCGGCAGGCCATCGGCATGCAAATGCTGGTCCCCTCCCTGCGGCACGTGACGGTGTTGCGGCAGGAAACTGCGGATCCTTTCACCCAGCCGGCGCAGTCCATTGCCAGCCTGCTGCGCTTCAATCCCAACCTCGGCAATTACCAGCGCGTTAAAGTTGAAGGGGTGGTCACCCTGCGCCTGGGCGATGGCTCCTTTTTTGTGCAGGATAAAAGCGGCGGGGTGCGCGTGCGGCCCGCGGGGGGCGAGCCGGCCCGGGAAGGTTTTCAGGTGCAGGTAGTGGGTTTCCCCGTGGTGTACAACTACTCGCCCGAGCTGGTGGATGCCCAATTCCGCCTGGGCCCTCCGGCCGCCTGGCCGGCCCCCGTGCGCGCCTCGCTCAAGGAATTGATGACCGGCGATTTTGACGGGCAGCGGGTGGAAATCGAAGGCGAGCTGGCGGATGTCTCCCACCTGGCCTCCTCTGACCGCCTGGCCATTCGCACCCCCGAGGGCATGGTGGATGCGGTACTGGAAAAGAAGCTCGTGAACCTGAGCCATCTGGCCAAAGGCAGCCGGGTGCGGGTGACGGGGGTCTGCTGGATCACCGCCGATGAACAACGCCAGCCGCGCAGCCTGGTGCTGGCATTGAACAGCCTGCAGGACATCGTGGTGCTGGCCGCGCCGCCGTGGTGGACGCCGCAGCGGGCAGCCCTGGCGTTGATCCTGTTGGGCTGCAGCATCTTGCTGGGGGTGGGGTATGTGGCGTTGCTGCGCCGCCAGGTGCAGCGCCAGACCCGCATCATCCGCGAGCAGATGAATCAGGTGTCGCAGCTTGAGACACGGTACCGCCATTTTTTGGAGAATGCCGCCGGCATTTATTATCAGGTGGAACCGGCCAACTTTAAGCCCGTTTTCTTCCATGGCCAGGTGGAAAAAATTACCGGGTACCCGGAAGCCGATTTCAGCGGCCATCGGCGCTTCTGGCTGGATTTGGTGCACCCGGAGGACCGCGAGCGGGTCAAAGAGGAGGGCCGCAAGCTTATGCAGGTCCCGGGACACGTGGCGGCCCTGGAATACCGCATCGTGCGCGCTGACGGCAACGTCTGCTGGGTCCAGGATATTGCCCGCAATCAGCCGGATGCCCAAGGCAAGGTGGCCGCCATTTATGGCGCCATCTACGACATCACCGCCCGCAAGCGGGCCGAGGCCGAACAACGGCAACTGGAGGCCCAGTTGCGCCAGGCGCAAAAGATGGAGGCTGTCGGCCAGTTGGCCGCCGGCGTGGCGCATGATTTCAACAACATCCTCACCGTCATCCAGGGCAACGCCAGTTTCCTCGAGGAGGATGTCGGCCATCGCCCGGAGCTGCTGGAGGCCTGCCAGCAGATCACCGAAGCCGCCAACCGCGCCGGCGCCCTGACCCGCAAGCTGTTGTTGTTCAGCCGCAAGCAGGCCGTCCAGGCCCAGGCAGTGAATCTGAACGAGCTGGTGAGCAACCTGACGAAAATCCTGGGCCGCCTCATCGGCGAGCATATCCAGATGCAATACCACTATGGCGCCGCCCTGCCGGCCGTGCTGGCCGACCCCGGCATGCTCGACCAGGTCATCGTGAATCTGGCGGTCAATGCCCGCGACGCCATGCCGCAGGGCGGCACGTTGACCCTGGCCACCAGCGTGGCTGAATTCCAGGAGGCCGACCTGGCGGCCCATCCCGAGCGCCGGCCGGGGCAATTTGTCTGCCTCTCGGTCACCGATACCGGCTGCGGCATGACGCCCGAGGTGTTGCGCCACATCTTCGAGCCGTTTTTCACCACCAAGGAACCGGGGCGCGGCACCGGCCTGGGGCTGGCCACCGTGTACGGCGTGGTCAAGCAACATCAAGGCTGGGTGGAGGTGCAGAGCGAGGTGGGCAAAGGCACCACCTTCCGCATCTACCTGCCAGCCCAGCCCGTGGCCCAGGAAAAAGAAGACGCCGTCCAACCCCCCGATCCCCCGCCCAACGGCACCGAGCGCCTCCTCGTGGTGGAGGACGAGGCACCCGTGCGGATGCTGGTGGGCGCCGCCCTGCAGCGCCGCGGCTACCAGGTGGTGCTGGCCGCCTCCGGCCCGGAAGCCCTGGAACGCTGGGAGGAGCACCACGGAGAGTTTGACATGCTCGTCACCGACATGGTGATGCCCCAGGGCATGACGGGCCTGGAGCTGGGCCGGCGGCTGCGTGCCAAAAAGCCGGGGCTGAAAATCATTTACATGAGCGGTTACAGCGCCGAGACCGCGCTGGCCGAAACTTCGCAGGATTTGCGCACCCGCTTCCTGGCCAAGCCCTACGCCACCACCGCCCTGCTGCAGTTGATTCGGGACGTGCTGGACGGGCGGCCGCTGGAGAAGCCGGCTCCCGCCGGCGCGACGCGCCTGGCCTGATCCAACCCGATGCCCCTCAGAGCGGCGCTCGTGGCGGCCGGCGGCGGTGGGGTGCGGGGCTGCGGAAATTTCACGTACAAGAGATAATAAATCAGCACCCCCGTTACGGACACATACAGCCACAACGGCAAAGTCCAGCGCGCCAGCCGCCGATGCGCCTCGAAACGGCCCTTGAGCGCCCGCCACAAGGTGGCCAGCACCAGCGGCACAATCACCGCCGCCAGCACGGTGTGCGTCAGCAAAATCCCCAGATAGATCGGGCGAAACCACGCCGGCTCGCGAAACACCGTGCGCGGCGCCTGCGCATGGTAAATCAAGTAACTGATCAGGAAGGCGGTGGACGCCAGCAAGGCCAGCAGCATGCACGCCCGATGCACCTGCGGGCGTTGCCGGCGAATGGCCCGGTAGCCCGCCAGCAAAAACACCGTGGCCAGCGTGTTCAGGCACGCATTCAAGGTGGGCAGCATGTCCAGGCTCAACGGCATCAAGGCTCCTCCAATAATCGGCGCACCACCGCCTGCAGCCGCGGTTTGGCGTCGCGCTCCCACCGGCTGCCCCTCCGGCGGGGCGCGCTTCCTTCCTCCACCGCGTCGTCCTGCGTTTCCACCACCGCCCGCAGCCGGCCGTGTTTGTCCACCACCACAAACAGGGTGCTATGGATGAACAAATCGGCGGGGTTGGCCCGCTCGGCCTCCGGCACGGGCACCGCCGTCAGCCGCAGCCCCTGCACGGCCACCCGCGCGATCTCGGCCTTGTCCCCCGTCAGAAACCACCAGCGTTGCGCGTTGGCATTCACTTTTTCCCCATAACGGCGCAGCACCTCGGGCGTGTCATGCGCGGGATCGGTGGTCAGCGTGATCAAACGCACCCCGGCCTCCCCCGCCCAGAGCGGTTGCAGCTCGCTCATCTGATGGGTCATCACCGGACACGGCCCGGCGCACCGCGTAAAAATGATGTCGGCCACCCACACCCGGCCGGTCAGATCGTTCAACGTCACCACCTCTCCCAACTGATTGGTGAGCACAAAGGGCGGCACCTGGCCCAGCACCGGCAAAGGCGCGTTGCGCGCCGCCTCCGCCTCCTGCAAACGCTGGCGAAACCCCCACAGCAACACCACCGCCGCCACCGTGACGGCAAGCAACGTCAATCCCAAATACAACGTGCCGCCACCCCTTCGGAGGGGGGCGGGGAGGCGGACGCTGCGAGTTTCTGCCCTCTGCATGACCGTGAACAATAAAGCGGGACAACCGGCCTTGTGCAACTGGAAATACCAGGGCGCCCGCCCGCCCCCCCCGGCCGCCGCCGCGATTTTCTTTTGAATTTTCGCCGCCCCCGCCCCAAGATGCAGGCGCTCAATTCAAACCGGCGACCAAGACCATGAATGGAAAAACCTGGCTGCGCTGGCTGGTCTGGGGCGCGGTGGCCCTGCTCGGAGCCGCGGCTTATGCCGCGCTGGCGGCGGCCCGCAAGGAACCGATCAGCTCCGGCTATCTCATTGTGGCGGCCCTGTGCACCTATGCCATCGGCTACCGCTTCTATTCCAAATGGCTGGCGGCCAAAGTCCTGGCCCTCAATGATCGCCGCGCCACCCCCTGCGAAGTGCACGAGGACGGCAAGGACTACGTTAAAACCAACAAGTGGATTGTCTTCGGCCATCACTTTGCCGCCATCTCCGGCCCCGGCCCGCTGGTGGGGCCGGTGCTGGCCGCGCAATTTGGTTATCTGCCGGGCACGCTCTGGATTCTCATCGGCGTGGTGCTGGGCGGAGCGGTGCATGATTTTGTAACGCTGTTTGCCTCGATTCGCCGCGACGGCAAATCCCTGGCGCAAATGGTGCGGGAGGAAATCGGCAGCACGGCCGGCCGGGTGGGGATGGTGGGCATCCTGGCCATCATGACAATTTTGCTGGCCGTGCTGGCGCTGGTGGTGGTGAACGCCCTGGCCGAAAGCCCGTGGGGGGTGTTCACGGTGGGGGCCACCATCCCCATTGCGTTGATGATGGGGTGTTACCTGCGTTTCTGGCGGGTGGGCAGGGTGTTGGAGGTCTCCGCCCTCGGCGTGGTGCTGCTGCTGCTGGCGGTGTGGGGCGGGCAAAAAGTCCATGCCAGCCCGGTGTGGTCGCAGGTGTTTCATCTTCACGCCGAGACGCTGGCCTGGGGCATCCTGGTCTATGGCCTCATGGCCAGCGTCCTGCCGGTCTGGCTGCTCCTGGCGCCGCGGGATTACCTGAGCACCTTCATGAAACTTGGCACCATCCTGCTGCTGGCCCTGGGCGTGCTCCTGGTGCTGCCGGACATGCAAATGCCCGCCCTGAGCAAGTTTGTGGAAGGCGGCGGTCTGGTGGTGCCCGGCAAACTGTTTCCCTTCTGTTTCATCACCATCGCCTGCGGGGCCATCTCCGGTTTTCACTCGCTGATTGCCAGCGGCATCACCCCCAAGATCATCACCCGCGAGGGCTATGCCCGCATGGTGGGCTATGGCGCCATGTGCCTGGAATCCCTGGTGGCCATCATGGCCATGATTGCCGCCTGCACGCTGGACCCCGGCATCTATCTGGCCATGAACGTCCGCGGCACCGGTGCGGACCCGGCGGCGGACATCCGCCAAAAAGTCAGCCAGTCCGGCTTCTACCGGTATCATTATGATGCAACCGCCCGGGCCTGGCTCCCCCAGCCGGTCACCGTGGATGGCCAGGCCATGGAAACCCTGGCCCGCGAAGTGGGCGAAAACACCCTCTACGGCCGCACCGGCGGC
This region includes:
- a CDS encoding acetylxylan esterase, coding for MKTTLCRALAGLGCLALGVAATSFAAPALPERDARLREPWTYNTPRTFPTITSREQWLARREDIRRQILFSAGLWPMPDKAPLDAQIFDRTEHGDFSVEKVYIRTLPGFYLAGNLYRPLGKGPGPFPAVLNPHGHWTRGRLEDTTQGSIPARCIHQARMGMLAFAYDMVGYNDTQFADAAQEAGYNYHRRFGTQPEELLWNINLMGLQTWNSLRALDFLASLPDVDARRIGCTGASGGGTQTFILGAIDDRPAVLAPTVMVSHSMQGGCSCENMPGLRVEYSNMEIAAVPVPKPQIFVAATGDWTRMFLTVEGPAITSIYRLFGAEQAVRYPVLPFGHNYNQATREQVYAFFAEHLLKQNDPALAKERPYPAATNLDLRVFARRPRPADTLTIKGLSEQWKAQSLSQWQALRPIGPTSQKRYQETFLPAWRMALQVDTAPEVMAQTQAQQTVEGIQITRLVLGRAQRGDRLPAVWLAPAGRKPQGAVVLAHPAGRQAFLEEQGPPRGLARELLARRLQVLVLDVFQTGEVLDAEIAKKRAQQVELFFATYNRTDAQERVQDLITAATWFRQQTRQPVILCGVETAGVWALLAAPAVAAVAADLAELNPAEDATLLRPELFVPGLRRLGGLEGVALLAAPRPLLLHRSGGHLHLVPLQTAYQGLRNARALSHHEGRLADAELANWLATTAAGL
- the lptD gene encoding LPS assembly protein LptD, yielding MNWRLAWCLGFWLAAAALGLTAAESAPTNREPQILIEALSPDGEFFYDPVKNLAMADGGIIVRYGTAVVTARRVHIFESRGLILADGAVRVESEGNTWTGESITYDYLNKRVYANDFRTRHGPYLAGGDLVVTDQSNQVFQTQGAYLTTDDYAEPAYRVKARALTIVPGQRIEARGATFYVGKVPILYLPKYERNLTRHRNYFSFMPGYRSRYGAYMLGSYQWILNDRLDGAMHLDYRTRRGWGLGPDVNLHLGPYGEGEFKYYYAYDQDVLASGFNLPLDPDRHRLWYLHRAEFTNDLTARLALRYQSDGLFLHDYFEREYQSNVQPSSFFEVNKLWRNWSLDLLAQPQLVNAFETVERLPELRLTGLRQRLGESPFYYESDSSFGWYRRQFADPVNLDYDAWRGDTYHQLVLPLNYFGWLQVTPRVGGRATHYSAAGGPGGVTDRHGRLVFNTGVEFSTRAHRLWPGVRNRLLDLQGVRHIVEPSLNYVYVPTPSRRVPLLPQFDYELGSYRLLPLDFPDYHAVDSIDSQNVIRLGLRNRLQTKRNGALETFFYWSVFTDWRLDPRPGQNHFSEVYSEVEFLPRSWVVLSQELRVDPWDGRLRELGHRLTLLPGDRWTITLGNRYLRFDPAYPQYLEQNLYYSSLFYRLSENWAFRATHHFEARDGRMEEQTYTVYRDMRSWTMALALRWRDERLRKDDFSIAFSLSLKAFPRYKVGQDADRAAYLLSGY
- a CDS encoding ATP-binding protein: MKRRLGIVRTWLPCLAASSVLWSGLTAPAAPADATPVVLTNVQQVRMLPPEEAARGLPVKVQGVVTYSDYAWHALFIQDETAGIYVGDVSIAELPRVGDGVVLEGITQPGHFAPVIRCKQLERVGEKPLPTPATPPLFQLVSGAFDSQWVEVEGTIRSVFVDEYHLRFKVAGGGYVFDARIPWDKKEQPPPQLINARVRLQGACGTVFNNRRQAIGMQMLVPSLRHVTVLRQETADPFTQPAQSIASLLRFNPNLGNYQRVKVEGVVTLRLGDGSFFVQDKSGGVRVRPAGGEPAREGFQVQVVGFPVVYNYSPELVDAQFRLGPPAAWPAPVRASLKELMTGDFDGQRVEIEGELADVSHLASSDRLAIRTPEGMVDAVLEKKLVNLSHLAKGSRVRVTGVCWITADEQRQPRSLVLALNSLQDIVVLAAPPWWTPQRAALALILLGCSILLGVGYVALLRRQVQRQTRIIREQMNQVSQLETRYRHFLENAAGIYYQVEPANFKPVFFHGQVEKITGYPEADFSGHRRFWLDLVHPEDRERVKEEGRKLMQVPGHVAALEYRIVRADGNVCWVQDIARNQPDAQGKVAAIYGAIYDITARKRAEAEQRQLEAQLRQAQKMEAVGQLAAGVAHDFNNILTVIQGNASFLEEDVGHRPELLEACQQITEAANRAGALTRKLLLFSRKQAVQAQAVNLNELVSNLTKILGRLIGEHIQMQYHYGAALPAVLADPGMLDQVIVNLAVNARDAMPQGGTLTLATSVAEFQEADLAAHPERRPGQFVCLSVTDTGCGMTPEVLRHIFEPFFTTKEPGRGTGLGLATVYGVVKQHQGWVEVQSEVGKGTTFRIYLPAQPVAQEKEDAVQPPDPPPNGTERLLVVEDEAPVRMLVGAALQRRGYQVVLAASGPEALERWEEHHGEFDMLVTDMVMPQGMTGLELGRRLRAKKPGLKIIYMSGYSAETALAETSQDLRTRFLAKPYATTALLQLIRDVLDGRPLEKPAPAGATRLA
- a CDS encoding DUF420 domain-containing protein, with the translated sequence MPLSLDMLPTLNACLNTLATVFLLAGYRAIRRQRPQVHRACMLLALLASTAFLISYLIYHAQAPRTVFREPAWFRPIYLGILLTHTVLAAVIVPLVLATLWRALKGRFEAHRRLARWTLPLWLYVSVTGVLIYYLLYVKFPQPRTPPPPAATSAALRGIGLDQARRVAPAGAGFSSGRPSSTSRINCSRAVVA
- a CDS encoding SCO family protein, translating into MQRAETRSVRLPAPLRRGGGTLYLGLTLLAVTVAAVVLLWGFRQRLQEAEAARNAPLPVLGQVPPFVLTNQLGEVVTLNDLTGRVWVADIIFTRCAGPCPVMTHQMSELQPLWAGEAGVRLITLTTDPAHDTPEVLRRYGEKVNANAQRWWFLTGDKAEIARVAVQGLRLTAVPVPEAERANPADLFIHSTLFVVVDKHGRLRAVVETQDDAVEEGSAPRRRGSRWERDAKPRLQAVVRRLLEEP
- a CDS encoding carbon starvation protein A, whose protein sequence is MNGKTWLRWLVWGAVALLGAAAYAALAAARKEPISSGYLIVAALCTYAIGYRFYSKWLAAKVLALNDRRATPCEVHEDGKDYVKTNKWIVFGHHFAAISGPGPLVGPVLAAQFGYLPGTLWILIGVVLGGAVHDFVTLFASIRRDGKSLAQMVREEIGSTAGRVGMVGILAIMTILLAVLALVVVNALAESPWGVFTVGATIPIALMMGCYLRFWRVGRVLEVSALGVVLLLLAVWGGQKVHASPVWSQVFHLHAETLAWGILVYGLMASVLPVWLLLAPRDYLSTFMKLGTILLLALGVLLVLPDMQMPALSKFVEGGGLVVPGKLFPFCFITIACGAISGFHSLIASGITPKIITREGYARMVGYGAMCLESLVAIMAMIAACTLDPGIYLAMNVRGTGADPAADIRQKVSQSGFYRYHYDATARAWLPQPVTVDGQAMETLAREVGENTLYGRTGGAATLAVGMANIFSRLTHGRLLDIWYHFAIMFEALFILTTLDAGTRVGRYLLQDFLGRLYAPLGDIRKLGANLLASLLMVSGWGFFLIQGVRDAEGGVKALWPIFGIANQMLAAIALCLGTTILLKMQLQRRQAKPGGASRSLAVVLVTLVPLAWLLAVTCSAGAIKVFHPDPKMGFWAAAQAAHQTLTQLEPQLAQARAAGAAEQIQALERRILEARRARFNNRVDAVVTAVFLALIGTMLALSARTWWQLLRRQQPATLKETEPVWLPDYAVAEGAPRGWWGWLALALLAAKEVSGQAACERAQQQAPCACGHVHPAPAKMTGQTAQAPPAPSRGEIVAQMLEKRYGGGVNRCC